The window AAAGAGAATACGCTACCCAACAACAATAGCTTTGACGCCGAGTTGCACGTAGATCGAATACGGTTGtatcctcttcctttgTGACATCGTAATAGTCAGTTTCTACGGCCCCTCTTGGAATAGCATTTGTTGCCCTTGGTCTTGCAACTAACATGTCTAGTGAGTGCAGCCCGCATATCTGCTTCCACTGCTATGTGGGTTGCAACGGAGTTTTGGTTATTACAAGCAAGCGACCGAACTGCGAAGCACCCGCCACGTGCACGACGCAGGACGCGTCGCGTCGTTAATCAGCGGCAGCTCTGCCACATATAAAACGCCGAAAATTCGCGAGTGAGAATTCAGCAGCGTCATACTCCCTTTTTGCGGTAGTCATGCGGTATTATCCGGCTGCGGAAGCCAATCAGATGGCTGAATCTTGGGTGACGAGGCTCGAGAGCCTGTCCGCTGAACACGCGGCGAAGTATCGACGGAgacaggaagaagaggagaggaaaaaaaggactggaaaaggggaaagaaggggaaaCGGAACAATAAATGAATTACCTGGGCTCGATTCGGGCATGCGCTTTCTGCATCTTTAACGTCACCCTTTGCCACCAGTCCGCAAGTCGCCACCTGCCGCGTTCGCATACATCGTGACAAGATTCCTTTGACCATCGGACCTTAGAAACTGGAGCGCTGGGCTGATTAGTGGTGACGTTTGACCCTTAGCGAGAAGCGAAACTTGATTTGAAAGCAGCGCTTGCGCCCTGTGTTCGCCCTTTCTCTGGATTTGCACTGTGTCTCAGCATTTCCACTGGGCATTACCTTATAGTTCGCATCGCTGTTCCTCAGACTCCCCTTTCGAGCCTAGACCGTGCACATCTCTGCGGATCGACTACTGGTGAGTCTAGAGTCTACTTGCATTAACCTTAGAACCGTCTCACGCTCTCCTCTcccctccttcccttccttcccttccttcccacTCGCCACCATCACATCACCCTCCACCCTCCATGCATCTTTGTTTGGCTCTCTCCTCCCATGCGCACGTCCCACACCCTGTACCTGCGCCTGCTGACGCACTACGCGACTCGTCTCCATAGATCATAGATCCTGTCGCCTGTAATCTCCCCTGATCACCCCACACGCACCTCGCAATCCGCACCGCTCCTCCGCCGTTTCACCACCTCCCGCATCGGCCACCTAGACACCCGCGTTGccccttcctctccctcaCCGCCCCTCTTCCACCCTAGCCAAGCGATCTAATCGCACATTATCTCATTATCAGTACCTATCATGTGAGTCCTACATATATCACTCTTGACGCGACTATATCTATTTACATCGCGTCGCGCATGATTGTCCTATGTATGCAATCACGCTGATGTTGTTATTCTTGACGTAGTGCTGAGCGCACCCCCTGCTGCTCGCTTAATGATGCAAAGTACCAACGCGCCTGTTAACGGTGGTGTTCCCCAACAATGGCAGGTGAGGCCTTCACTCATGGCTTCCTGTTATCGGTCTCTGCTGTGACCTACTTTTGTGTAATGGCTGACGTGTATTGTTTCCACTTTGCTTCTTTATTCACTGATTATGCCTCCTTTTTGTCGTCGTCCATCCATATACTCTCGGCGCAGTCGGCCATGCAGAACATGTACTCAGGCGCCCAGCAGAGGTCAACATCCAATCCGAAGCCCTATAACGCTTCGGATGCCAGTGGTATGCCTGTCAAGAAGGACGATGCTAATCTATCCCTGTATTCTGTCAATACAGAAAGTGGCTATCCTTCGTATCAGCAGCAAGGATTTGGCACACTTGGAGGTGTAGGACAATATGGATACAATGGTGCTGGATTGGGGTGGGTGTCATGTGGCTCTATCACAAAGAACTTTGTTGACGTGAATGTACTACAGCGGTCTCTCAGCGGCGTATGGTGGAGCAGCATCATCTACAGCTGGCGCGACCAATGGGCGCAGAGCATCTGGCCAGAGAATGATGACTCCGCCTCCTCACCCCTCTTCAGTCGCAACAAACACCTCTCCATCTGCTCGATATTACACTGGTCAAGAGGGTGAGGCAGGCCGTCACGCTTCACCCTATCAGCCCGCTTCTGCACCCCCTCAGATCCTCTCTCATCAATTCAACACGATGACCAATTCACCTCAAACAGCCCAAGGCTACCCCCAATATCAGTACGATCAACAATCACACCACCAAAATCCAACCCAGTGGGGAGGGTATCCAGCGTACGGTCAGTCACAGACCCAAGCTCGTAATAACATGTCGGGACGATTGGGCACGACGCCGGCCATCTCGCAAAATAGTGCGCTGGGCGACAATTCCGCGCGACAGCAACCTATGTCGATGTACGATTACACCACTCCCGCGCTTCAACAATGGCCAGCCTCTGATCTGTCAAAGGTGCCGAGCGCTCACCAGAGCTCCTGGCAGAACAACCAGCCATTGTCAAGATTGACACAAGGTCAATCGCCAGCTCTTGGCCAAACGCAACCATCGTCGGCTTCCCAACCCACTTCATCAACATCATCCGCACAAAATGCGTCACCTATTGTCCCTCAAGGAGGCTGGCAAGGATATCCCTCTATGCCCACCATACCTCCGCATACACTAGGTGGAGGACATCTGATGAGTGGGCAACCATACGGCTGGGGACACGCCCAGCAATGGGGTGGTTATTATGGCGCCCAACAACCACCTCAGGCGGTTCAAGGGACCCCAGCTCATCGACCTTCCTTGAACAATCCTCCAATTGCCAACACCAGCTCTGCGCCAGCAGAGTCTCTCCCTACTGGGCgaaagaggatgagcaAGGATAAAGGCAAAATGGTtaaggaaaaggaggaagacCGAAGTCGTTTCGAAGATTACCATGGGTTGGGTAAGCGCTCTGCGGAAGCCGTGGTTGAGGAGGCCGCTGGTGAAGATAAGAAAgagggcaagaagaagaagagtaaggaggaaaaggagaagcCCGTTCCCAAGGCCAAGTCTCACCTGCATCCACCAAAGCAAGCGCCCTCCTCATGGCAGCTTTTTTTCGCCGACGAACTTGCCAAAGCCAAAGCAGCTGAACCCGAGTCTAGATCCCCAGGTGGTACCTCACATCCTCAAAAACTCAACGTCGCGCAAATAGCTAAAGAGGCTGGTGTGGCATACGCAAATCTTAGTGCGGAACGGAAAAAATATTATGCTGAGCGTGTCAAGGAGCATAGAGAAATTTATGCCAAGGAGTTGGCAGCTTGGCAAGCAACACTAACTCCTGAGGATATTCGTGCCGAGAACGCATTCAGAGCCCAGcaaaggaaagaagggaagtCACGTAAGGGAAATATCAAAGACCCAAACGCGCCAAAGAAGCCCCTCAGCGCCTATTTCTTGTTCTTGAAAGCTATTAGAGAGAACAGCGATATTAGAGCACAAGTTTGGGGAACCGAGGCTGAGACTACTAAGCAAAGTGTTATGGCGGCTGAGAAGTGGAGAAGTTTGACAGATGACGAAAAAAGAGTAAGTTGACTCTGCATGATTTACTGGCTTCCTATTCTAACTGGTGCCACAGCCGTATCTCGAACAAGCTGAACATGATAAGCAAACGTACGAAACTGCTCGCAAGCAGTACGAAGAAGATTCTGCTGCTCGCGCTCGAGGTGAAGATGTTCCCATTAGGGCTGTGGAAACACCGGCTTCGCCGCCTAAG is drawn from Cryptococcus gattii WM276 chromosome A, complete sequence and contains these coding sequences:
- a CDS encoding HMG1, putative (Similar to TIGR gene model, INSD accession AAW40955.1), producing the protein MQSTNAPVNGGVPQQWQSAMQNMYSGAQQRSTSNPKPYNASDASGMPVKKDDANLSLYSVNTESGYPSYQQQGFGTLGGVGQYGYNGAGLGGLSAAYGGAASSTAGATNGRRASGQRMMTPPPHPSSVATNTSPSARYYTGQEGEAGRHASPYQPASAPPQILSHQFNTMTNSPQTAQGYPQYQYDQQSHHQNPTQWGGYPAYGQSQTQARNNMSGRLGTTPAISQNSALGDNSARQQPMSMYDYTTPALQQWPASDLSKVPSAHQSSWQNNQPLSRLTQGQSPALGQTQPSSASQPTSSTSSAQNASPIVPQGGWQGYPSMPTIPPHTLGGGHLMSGQPYGWGHAQQWGGYYGAQQPPQAVQGTPAHRPSLNNPPIANTSSAPAESLPTGRKRMSKDKGKMVKEKEEDRSRFEDYHGLGKRSAEAVVEEAAGEDKKEGKKKKSKEEKEKPVPKAKSHLHPPKQAPSSWQLFFADELAKAKAAEPESRSPGGTSHPQKLNVAQIAKEAGVAYANLSAERKKYYAERVKEHREIYAKELAAWQATLTPEDIRAENAFRAQQRKEGKSRKGNIKDPNAPKKPLSAYFLFLKAIRENSDIRAQVWGTEAETTKQSVMAAEKWRSLTDDEKRPYLEQAEHDKQTYETARKQYEEDSAARARGEDVPIRAVETPASPPKPPASILRSAHGGQASATKSSPSLADSLPHPPSHSDLEPVVTSLGKSSSPNSASEPTLAQFHPSPHSVPHYDPTLDEVDEFQGFSDPLNMDLSGLGGIDVGSMGVGAGDDSEQSWDELQKLIGAEDVYSSTKLQPASHIVPDASAIARAAPASGFESSDISVAPSYAEANNETQQEASLNGSPEENRIEPKVRHIAEAAEGELVVLPALSENTGQGNQGGLEVVVGAEARRHNESLLADSGEVAADASVVDGV